The nucleotide window CAAACAAAAAGAAGCTGCAGGCTGAGCAGGGTATCTTACGGCCGACTTCTAAGCCAGATGTAGATAACTATGTAAAAGGGATTAAAGACGCCTGTAATAAGGTTCTTTGGAAAGATGATAGTCAAGTAGTGGAACTACGTGTCAGTAAATGGTATAGCGAGAAGCCTCGTATTGAGGTGGCTGTCCAGCTGCTTGATGAAGAAAAACAACTAACAATTTTATAGGGGGATGGGGAAATGAGCTACATTGAATTTAAACCTGTTTTAAAGAAAGTGAACCTAAAGCCGGATGGCAAGCAAGAAATCGTTTTGGAAGTAACAAACGGTACACTGAATGGCAAGTTAGATGCATTGTCTGAAATGATTGACTGCAAGGTAGAAGTTTCTTTGGAATCACTTGAAGTGAACTACAGCATCACAATTAACGCCCGAACAAACAAGCCAATGCGTGAGTACACAGTAGATGATAAAGGTGTTGTGCAGGAGTTAAAGCCTTCGCATGAACAATTAGAAGCGGAATTGGACGTTGCAGAAGCAAAGGTACCAACAAAAGAAGAAAAACAAGAAGCGGATCGTGAAATCATTGATGCTTTTATTATCAGTGGTATGGCCCCAAGCTACGATGACCTGCCTAACGACTTTGCGAACATCGTGAAGCGAAAACTTGAAGGGGAGTCGTACAACAAGCTTGCAAATGAATTAGGCATATCCTCTA belongs to Ectobacillus sp. JY-23 and includes:
- a CDS encoding RusA family crossover junction endodeoxyribonuclease, whose translation is MIAFTVYGEPVAQGRPRASTINGMVRMYDPKKSKDFKQIVKLVAQDYAPTQLLEGPLLLEVKVFKSSLKSFSNKKKLQAEQGILRPTSKPDVDNYVKGIKDACNKVLWKDDSQVVELRVSKWYSEKPRIEVAVQLLDEEKQLTIL
- a CDS encoding 2-methylcitrate dehydratase, translating into MSYIEFKPVLKKVNLKPDGKQEIVLEVTNGTLNGKLDALSEMIDCKVEVSLESLEVNYSITINARTNKPMREYTVDDKGVVQELKPSHEQLEAELDVAEAKVPTKEEKQEADREIIDAFIISGMAPSYDDLPNDFANIVKRKLEGESYNKLANELGISSSEIVTFVGEYRQRVAPLAVKWNEWKEQQDEDADK